From the Lactuca sativa cultivar Salinas chromosome 9, Lsat_Salinas_v11, whole genome shotgun sequence genome, the window ctaagctttcaggcttacagttatggtttaatgtttcaggtacttcaggagaccgtggcaaggcaaatgcgtgatcgtaccgctcctcatgttcatggtttatgatatggttctgggaatactctgataataaatgtattgaaaaccttttgtaataaattaatgaaattgggttgtttttgaaaagtttaaattggttgaaatttttagagcgttagaAATTCAcactagatctcattcatggGACCAAAAGTGACCAAAACAACATAaagactagatctaagcatacaatgagcaagttccaagctttatacctcattgAAGCTGGAAATGATGAGTAGAATATGGATCTACAAGATCTCCTTTGgtcaaagctccttcttcaaaACCCTTCTTCCTCAAAGCTCACtaacacacaattaaacacacaCAAAGAGGGTCAAATCTTCTCTAGAGGGGTTAGGGTTCTGAAATGAGGCTCAAAGGgtaatggaggctgagaaatgaggggATCATGGGtcataatgttgcttaaatagggtctaaaccctaaaatttagggtttgtcccCCTGGGTGCAGCATACAAGACACCCAGTGTACTCCCATTTTTCCTAAAATGGCAAAAATGCCCCATcgggaccaaatttgcaaactATTTACACACCAAGGATAAAAAATGAAAAGTACCTTGAATCAGGTGTTACACCCTTGGACTTAAACTTGAACTTATGACATTGGGACTGATTGTTATTGACTTGAGCTGGTGTAAGTGGTGTGAAACAGGTAACCAATCTGGGTAAATCATAAGGACTTTTTAGAAAATAAtttttagaaaaagattgttgttgaTCAACAAATATCTAGATTCGTTCATTGTTATGATTTGCAGAATGAAGATGATTGGGCATATTTTTCATCACATATGTTTTCACAAAAGTAAGACCATATGTTGTTCTAATTGCTGATTCAATACCGGTGACCTCGAAGAAGTGTCgttaacttttgattttgttggGTTGTGATAATGAATAATTAAGTCTTAATTTTTTGTAATGTATATATTTGTAGCAAAGCTAAGTTGGTTCAATGCATTTGGTGTATTTGCATATTCTTAACTGTTTGATATGGACGAGGTTGTGGATTTGGATCATGTTTTGTTTTCCATGCatagttttgaaacatttaattattagttttatttatttatttattctttacGGTTCATTCCCGACTTGTTATTTTTTTGAGGACAAGAAATGTTTAAgtttggggagatttgttaggttgATTTCATGTATCATTTTAgtatattttcttaattattttcatgatatgttgTGTATATTTAGCATGCATTTCATACATTTTATTACATTGTTTGTTTGGAGCTATTTTACTCGTTTAAGCTTAGTTAGTGCAGACTTATATAAGTGGACAATGACATCTTTGAGGACCAATAGAAGTCACATGGAAGACCTTGCAAGCACTTTTGAAGTCTCGTAACAACATCCACGATAAAACAATAAAACGAAACGATTTAAATATTTTTTGGAAATTTGGCAGCAATGTATTGTCTTCGTAAAGAGATCGGATCGAGGGGTAAATGTGGTTCGATCGAGCTTAAGTTTTATCAATGTTTAGCTAACTCGTAGTTCTTTAATATGAAGAGCGGAGATTGGATTTGGACTACGTTTGTTGCACCTTTGGGTGAACGACATCAAAAATTCTGCCCAACATCATAAATTGGCAGCCCACTGTGGATTAAGTTAAGCCCAAAATCTGTTTTGGCAGCCCAATTTAGCCGTTAAAACCAGCCCAAAAGACCATTTAAACCTACACAGCAATATGGCAACCCCTTAAGTCTATAATTTTGATTGAAGCCCAAATTGGTAATGGGGGACTTGTGAGTTGTGACCTTTTAGAAATAAAGAGGAGGACTCGTATTTTTTAGGGGTTAATCTTGACACACGATAGCAGCAAGGAGGATCGACGACCGGAAGCTTCTTTTTGGTTCTTTGCATCAAACAATTTTAATTTGGTTTGGAAGTTTATTATTTTTGGCGATTACATAGTTTTCGAGGTTTAGCCGTCTTAAACGTGTAAACCTAAGACGGTTAAACTACGGGTTTGATGTTTGAATTAGTTTAATTATTTAGATCGCTGTGTGCGATTGTTATTTGGATTTAATACACTCCTATCCGTATGATTTCTGATTTTCATTAGTTTCTTTGTTACAATTTTAGTTGGACTTTAGCAATCCACATAgagttttaacttttattatgaAATCATGTTGGTATAATGTAAATTCCGCAATCTTACGTGAGAGTTCATTGTGTTTATTGTTTCGTTTGTGCTTTACTACGGCTCCCACCTAATTTCAAATTGTTGGTTTGATAATTTTGTAGTGAGTGAGTTCTAATTGAAGCACTTGTTTTAGTCAGATAAGTTCGCAACTTGGTTAAAGAGATTGTTTTAATTGAGTGTTTGGCGAAACGGGTTATCAGAGTTTGTTGACAACCGCGACCAAACTAGGAATTGTAAAAAAATCATCGCACATAACAATCCATGATCACAAGTCTAAAGCAGTTTTTTGATGCTAATTCAATCACAAGTTTAAATCAGTTTTTTGATGCTAATTCAATCATCAACTAGTTAGTATTTTGTAGTATTCATTTATTGTATTTTAGTTAACAGATCCGATTTCGTAGTTTCAAGTTCCTTTTTATGTAGTTGATCTTATGATTTGATGTTGAATTTGTAGTCTATCTGGTGAATTTGGTTTCGTAAAAGTTGGATTTTAATTTTGATTCACGTTGGCCATCTAAATTAGGGAGATCATTCAAGTTATTTGATTTACaaaatccataactattttgttACTTGTTTGATAGATTAAaagctacccgctaccagctactTGGTACTCGTTATCCGCTACCAACTAGTTTTATTGAACACAACCTTAATGCAATCTTTCACCAACAAACTGCTCAATAATCATGGGATTTAAAACAAAAACTGAATGAAACCTTAAAGTTTTtctaaaatattttaaaacaaaGTGGTTGATTTTTCAAAACGCATATATAGGTTTTGAGTATGTGTTCGATTTTGGTTTTTTTTATACTGtgttattaaatatatattaaacatgAGTGCACATCTAATGAATAGCAATGTCTAAGCAAAAAAGGCCATTCCAGTATTCCACACAAGTATTTAATTTATAACAAACAAATTAAAGATAGATAAGACTACTAATGGTTTATAGCCCAAGCCAATAGTCGAGAGTTTGAGTCtgtcttgaatttttttttttaattttatttttttggttttataCTTGTATGCATATACATCTATAACACAacctttataataataataataataataataataaaagacttATTTTTTTGAAATAGTGATCCAAAAAAGCTTATGTAACCACCCACCTCTATGAATAAATGCATAATTTAAACATCTCTAATCCGAAAACATGGGAAGAAGCACCTGAACAGATGTGCACCAATATTAAACACACATCCAACGCCACCAGCAGATCTCTCTGTTTTTCTCGATTGCAACACAGGAACTCCATTAACCGGATTCTCAACCAAGTACTGCTGATAAGAACAACCGATTCCACCACCACTAGATTCTGATGACAATGGTGGATTCACAGGTTCAGGTGGAACATTGCCGATGCTATCTTCTTGTGGATCAATGTGAGCTTGATATGAAACTGGCAATCCTGAAAATTCAGAGAAGTTAACCTCATATTCCAAGAGATGTTGATTGTAGGTCTGCTCCTCGTAATCTATCCAGGTGGGTAAGGGCGGAGCTGAAGGCTGAACTGGGTGGTGGCAGCAGCAGCATGGTGGCGGAGATTGGTGGTGGAGATTGGtgatctttttctttttcttctttctggACCAGAACTTGagggtttttagggttttcatgacTTTCATGGTAGAGATGAATTTGGAGAGATAGGATTGATTGAAGTTTGTCCGTTGAGCaggttataaattcaaattttgagaagCTTTTTTCTAGTCGTATGGCCGTTGCTGAAGTGGATGTAACGGGAGCCTACTTTAAAAATAATCTTTTGTGAAATGGGTGAACCAATTATTGCGTTCATACTTTATATATCTATTTAAAGATGTATATATAGTAAAAGACAAGGTATATTTTGTAGTTGTGTTGAAAATGTGGCTCTCAAGTAAATAGTTGAGAGGTAAATTCTCGGGCTAAAGCCACAAATTTGGGTAAAATTTTACGATTTTGTCCTTCTAGCAGGATACCCGGTTGCTACACATATGACACAACACAATGACATTGTTGGGGGGCTGACGAAGTGCCACATTGGCGTTGAAGTGCGGTAGCCCATACGGTTCGCCACCTCAAGTACAAGTACAGGAACACCACCCTTGGTTTGCGGTTCCCATCATGGTAGAGTCGAGCTCAGCTATTTCTTGTCGAGTTCTTTCTCTCTCCCTTCTTCCTTTCTTCTTTCTCCTCTCTTTCTTCCATTTTCTCCGATCCTGATATATGGTAAAAATGGTGGTAAAGTGAGATCAAGAATGAGAAATATGAGTTAGACAACATTTTTGGTGAGTGAGGTTGTGGTAAACACGTCAACACATGTCCATACCCACCAtcttaatttattaatataaaatatatgtGTTAATCATTGTAAAGATGAAATGAAAAATAAGgtataatgtatttttttttattaaattttatttattttttataaaaaattacagTTTGATAGTAGTTTTGTTatccaaataaactaaattttggGTTATAACTAGacatatattttataaatatattttataaaagagatATTAAAACCATATTCTTATTATTGGCTAGATTTTTACAGTGCAggttattaataaaaaataaaatattgtaACAAGGAAaagataaatatatatttatataaggtAGTGTTCGGAGCATAATACTGAAAACATTAGATGTAACGTGAGAACTAAATTAGACTCGTTTTTATATAATGTTTGGTAAAATTAGAACATTGGATGTAATATGACCGAACAAAATTAGACTCATGTTTGGTAAAATTAGAACATATACTTTGATATTTAAATTACCATATTATCCTTGATAATTATTTTCATATGATTTGTTTCTAATACCTTTTAACCATGAAATGATAATTATATAAGATAGTGACATATTATTTAAACTATTTTGATTTAATCATCTAAATAATATTTGGTAAGATAATGCTCTTAGAGCAACTTCAACCTTAACActataaaaaacattaaaatggTATAATTTTCACACCAATTTTTTTCCCCTCCATCCACACACTAAAAAATCTCATTAAAAACATATATTCAATATAATAACAACAAAGTAATactttttatgtttatttataatttatttatcaAATTATTATAGATATCATTGTCTTTTTTGAAATAGTTCCACCCGCTGTTTGATATTCCTTTTAAACCACAATTTCATTTTCATTTACTTCAACTCTTCAAGCTGAATGAAAGaacaaatacacacacacacttcggTTCGACGAACGAAAGAAGAAACTAAAACCACCAATTCCATTTCTGAATTTCAGCATTCCCATTCACGTTTATGTTTTTCATCTTAAAAATGAAGAAGATTGAAAGAAcaaatacacatacacacactacaAGCGTAATCCATCTTCAACATGCAGAGGAAAGAAGCGACGATGAAAAAGTCTTTATACCATTCAAttttaattgataaaataaactatatatatatatatatatatatatatatatatatatatatatatatatatataatctgtaTTATATTAGGTAATATATTTGTCGGCCATAAATAATGTATCACCATTTTGGTGGGATACTGTTCATTTTCACCAAATTGGTGTTAAATATAGCCGTCGGTTGCAGATTTTTTAGACCGACATATAACCATTTTACCGGTCCGTTGGACTTGGTCTTAGAAGCTAAAGCCCCCAGCCAAGGTTATTTAAATGTGTGTAGGCCTGACAATGGAGCAAGTTTTAACCTTGATCCAATCCAAACCCTTAAgaattatatgggtttggagcatagtttttgattcGTTTACCAGTTAACGACCCATACCCGCTAAcctttttattaaaagggtcgggtatggatcatcaccgatccgCTCCGATTATAACCCGCCCCGTATAATTTTTGAATTattggtttatattttatattgcttaaagtttaattttaattccAATCGAAAGTCCAAAGGGAAAATGCCAATGTCCAAACTGTTTATACATAAGAATCAAACAGTCAACTTCTAGACTTCCAGTCTTCTACTAAGAATTATgatgtcatttcatttatatttcatcaagcAATcatcatatttcattcataaatcaataaattcattCATCGACTGAAAGATAGTTTGTCATTGCTATTCTCTATCACTACAATTGACAGTAAAAAATAAATCAGAAGTTACTATAATAGTTATTTTTAATTCCAATCGGAAGTCCTTGAGTACGTAATGTGCTTGCGAAATcaacatttgttttatttaagaaatattattttatgaattaaGTAAACTATGTTTGATAATTCAAAAAGCTTATGGGTTACGGGGCACGTTTAGATATCTGTTGATTTGGTGGATAAATGTatgaatttgattattcaaaaccctgcgggTTACATAGCGGGttttggatcggattttgaaatttgttaaaagaatttggatcaaggtcgattcgctccaaacctGCCATGTGTGTTTATCCTCTTATTCTTTTTCTACACATCTTTTGACTTTTGAAAAAGGAAAACTTGCCGCTTTGTAgtaatcctccttaataaatgaaggtttttttggcacatgtcaatctctcatgagttttaacacttgtcattttgtagtatttttgaaacaaatattatccacttgtcaatttttgatttgtttgaatttttaaaattaaagtcatatacttatatatgtaaagtattaaatatcaaatatataatattaaattgcaataaatatgtttatttattttttattttaaagttttacattaaaaaatattttatgtttacattttaatgtttaatctttttttttttaaatcaacccatgTAATATACGGGTCTCTGATCTAGTGTCACAACAAATAGAAAGAGATATTTGTTGGAATCCACAATGGGAGGATGTGATACAACTTACCATACACTCAAATTCTCAAAAAAAGAATTTGTTTTTCTACTAGCCCAAGCCCACATTTTTCAAACCAATTGAAGAAGTCGGAAACCCAAAATTCCTTTCGCTCAAATCAACGCCAAATTAGAAGGGATTCAATATCGTCGTCTTCTAATTTCTAATTCTCTTAATTGAACCTGGCGGTTGGCAGCGGGAGTGGGATATCAAGAGCAATTGAGATTTGAGCAAAGCAATCAGGTTATTGTTTACTGTATTATATTTTGTATTATTCTAACTTCTAAGCCATATGTTGGCAAGGATGTAGCAGCCCTAGTGCCCCACCCCTTTGTTTGTCCCCAAATCTTTTGTCTTAGAATCCTAATATTTAGTTTGCTAAGATTGTGAGGAAGAGATGTAACAGTCCCACCCATTTGTTTGTTTTGTTGCAATAATAAAAGGAGACACTAACAACTATTTTCCCTTTTAATATACATATTTCTTATATTTTGTAACAATAACTTGGTTGCTTATATGGAAAAAGTGGTTTTTGCGGATGTTGCTAATCAAGATATTAAcaatatgtttgataaaatgaaaactcATCGACAACCTTAGTAAATTTATAATCTATATATGTTTGCagtttgtatgtttgataatttATATATGTTTGCAGTTTGGAGATGTTTGATAATTTATGAGGAACACCCTAAAAAAATTGTTGGCTTCGCCCCTACTTTGTGCTAACAATTTTCTCGTTAAAAATTTCTCTTATGTTAGACTATATTTGagttgaaaaaaagaaaaaaaataataatacggGTGTCAATCAcattcaaggttctaaataaagTTAGACATGACTTGGTGGTAACGTTAAACATCAAACTTTTACGAGTCATGATGAGCTAAGTCGTTTGTGAGTTGTGACTTAAGTAAtcagttttatatataattaataattatatatatatattctattattattattattattcgtttttatttatatatatgactTAATGCGGTATTTTGAAAAAACGGTGCGTCAAGAACAATTTTTGGAGCCATGACACCATGACGAACTTTTTTAGAACCTTGCACGGTAGATGATTATAGAGAAATCAAGGTTTTTGTGCATCTTCCATGGCAGGAAAACTCAAAATTAGAACAAAGAAAATAGTCTCAGATCATCACCGACGAGATATCATGTGGTGAAGTGGTACATTGTTGTTTTTAAAGTTGGTGGGGAAAGATGTAACTCTATCGGAGAAGTGGTAGGGATCACTGAAGTTCCAACGAGAAAGGTgaagggaggggggggggggggataaaaaGGTTAATGAGGGCAAGAGAGTTTTTGTCATTCTCATTTTTGTTCCATCCATTTGAGTgagattaaaatataaaaaattagtcCGATTTGACTTGGTCAATAACTTATTTTGTTATTTCCCTCAACGGATCAAGTTCAAAACGAGGAGCTTGGAAGGAATAGTTTGAGTTTTTCAAAACCTCCTCGTTTTGGTGGTAAACGATTTCATGAGGATCAAATTAGTAGGGGATCTTTTCAATATTCTGGTAATGAATTTAAAATCATGGAGCACTCGTTCGGTAaaaatattggaaaaaaaatACTTCCAAATACTGTGACATGTAAGGTGATAATTTTGCGGTGTTATAACACTAACCCAATACCCAATGGTCTATACACATACTTTACAAAGGAGGAATTCCATATATACCATTATTAAATGATTAAATATCGTATTTTCCCTACTAAATATCTAAATATCATATATACTCTTTATAatatttcaaaatatcatatttgtccagatccaaatttttttatatattttcaaaCATTTTATAATGGTTTTTTATAACTTAAAATCATTATAATTGTTAAAAAGAATTAAACAGACAATATTGCCCTTGTTTTTTTAACTCTTGGAAAGCCTTGAATCAGATCAAACAAACACACGCTTAACGTTGCCTATCTTGAAGCTTTGTAAAGGTCGTCGTTGGTGGGTTTACTTGTGTTCACCATCTACAATGACTCTTTCGGTCCCATATTCACCAATCAAACTGAAGTCCACAATTTAGCGCCTCTCATTATTTTTACGGACTCAAGATCTTAGTTTCTCACATTCATTCGAGATTGATGATTTTTAGTCAGGCGTTGGCGATGCATTAAAAGAattaaaattggttgtaacaaAGTTAAAAGAAAAACAACACAATTTTAGTCGGTTACTTATTTAAAGGTCGCATGATATTCTTGTTATTTAGCAAATTGAAACAAATTTTCCGGTTTGGATTTTCAGAGAGGACCGTAGAACTGTTGATGTTTGTGAATCAAGAACTAAAGTTATTATTTCTGCAACTATCGGTAGATTTAATGGTATTTTTTAATGTTCGGTGATTTGATAATGCGATCTTCCAAATGCATGGATTTGGTACAATAGTCATCCCTCTAGCCGTGCATGATCTATTTGACTTGAAACAACTAGTAGTTTTaccttttttttatctttctatTGTCAACTATTTGAAACATAAATGTTTCCATTTTTTCCTTCTTATTATGGAAAAGAAATTTTCCGAACAAGAAATGACTTCAAAGTTTCATTTAGTTCTATGAAATGACATCAAATCTAATATAATGATGACTTCTTCAAAGTTCCATTTAGTTCTATGataatcaacttttttttttttaaatgtttttctaaAGGAAATGGATCGTGAGGAAGTAATCAACTTTTCACTATGACAATGTAACCTCCAACAGAGAGAATTTGTGCAATTTTCCTTTGAGTTTTGGTATAATCAATTTCAATTATCCTAATGCATCACTAACACCGGAATAAGAGTCGTCAATTTCGAATTGATTCGAGAAACTAAAATCTTGAATTAGTAGAAATAGTGAACGACACTAACATGTGGAGTTCAATTGAACGATGACGCATGAAGTCATCGGAGATGGCGGTCACAAGTAAACCGGTGGACAATGGTCTTTCCATGGCCGAAGATAGACGATATAAACAGTTGTGAGTTTGATCTGATTCAAGGCTTTCCAAGAATTAAAAGAAGCACAGATAATATTGTTCATTTAATTCTTTTTTACAATTATAATGATTTTAAATTACAAAATAAGATTATAAAATGtttgaaaatattaaaaaaataagatttggacagaaattttaaaaaattatgaaaaatatatatgatattaaaaaatatatatgatatttcaaaattaaacccaACAAATACAATATTTTGTTGTTTAGtaataacatatataaaattcttccttttataaaaaaaaaacaaacaaagataTCATAAACGCAAATTTAAATATATAATTGCCAAACACCCCTTAATGGGTAAAATCACCGTTAACGGAGGCATCCATGATCCATGGGATGGTGGTGGTAATGGCGGTATAATCGTATAATTGGAAGAGATGACGGGTTATGTAGATGCTACTAGTTATACACCTTATTTCGCAGATGCCCAACTTTTCTCTAAGACCcttctaaccctaaccctaactgtAACCCTATCTCTCTCGTTCGACGTCCGTTGTCTTCTGCTTTCAAGGTAATCAATCAAGCTCCACGATGTCCGCTGCACTCTTGTTGATTCTATAGAATCTATTAGAATTGGGCTTTTTTCGATCTTATCTTTTTTCCCATATCGTACGAATTACTGTGCAATTTTTTTGTGTATCTTCATAATTTACCAAACTCCTTTGTCCTAGTAAGTAGTAACGATTGATGAGTGAAAAAGGCCAGGCGTAATGCTATTAGCTGTATGATTATTGATATCTTTCACACCTTTTGCTCATGAATTAATATTGCTCGTGTAACTTTGGGGTGTGCCTGCAGTTGGAATCCGTTAAGCGTTTGCTATTACCATGGAAAGTTCTGGAGGTTTTAGCTTCAATGATATGAATCAAACCATGAGGAAGAAAAGGAGTGATCGACGCCCTCGGAATGATATTCAACCAGAGAATAACAACTCACCGTTGTCATCTTCTCCACCTTCAAACAATGGAAGCAAACGACCAAGCGATGATAGTGGTGGTCACGACACTAGTTATCACAGGAAGATACTTAATCTGAACCAGTGCAATTCAAGGGCTTCATACACCAATTCTGAACTTGAAACGCAGACCAGTAGTGATGATAAGGACACTGGGGTGGATACTAGTGAAGTTTTTGCATCAAACTATAAAGACACAAAGTTTGATGATGGACATAATTCCGGATCATTGGATGTGGATTCAGATGCAAAGGGAGTTGATAATGTAGTGAAGAAAGTAAAGCTTAAGGTTGGGGGTGTCATACGAACTATACATGCAAAGCCTTCTAGTTTGAAGCCTCCACATCGCCCAAAGCAGAAACAGAATTCTCAGGTATTATGCTACAGCTTCTAATATATTCATGTGTCTTAACTATAGAATTATCACATATTCCTGTTCAATGTTGCAtttatatgtgtatgtgtgtatgtgttcgTGTGTGTTTCTGTTTTCTAGAATCCTAAGGACATGTTTGGCTAACCATATTTCGTGGGATTTGGTTGGTGTTggaattcaattccattccaatcCTTCATTTGGTTACAAATGATTATGGAATTGAATTCCAAGATGGAATTGGACTTTACTTCGATAAGCTTATGGACTTCAATTCAATCTTTCCCTGTTCCTATATCACTGCTACTTATATATTATCAGTTCATTCCATGAAACCTCACTCTTCAAGAATCGGATAAATTGGGAATATTTAGACATTTAGTCCACAAGTTCTCTTTTCAACACACACTATGTTATCCTAACACATTAACTTGGATTATTTTATGAAAACAGGAAAATCCAAATCCTCAAGATACAGGCAGTGGGTTACGAGGGATTCCATGGAAGGATTTCTCTAGAAGTGGTTTTTCTGTTGGAAAAACCTCTTCATCAAAACGCCCATCAACAGAAGAAAGCATATCTAAAAACCACAATTCAGTTAACAACACAAAACGTGTGTCCAAAAAGCGCGTATTAGATGATAccaatgatgaagatgatgatgatgctgagTTGCGTTACCTTGCAAAGATGAAGCTGAAATCCACAAAAgttaatgaagaagatgaaggtgGAAGCAAGAAGCATAGAAAGATTTCAAGTGTTCTTAAAATGGAAAGTCTTGGGTCATCAAAagtagaaaaagaaaagaaaaagctGAAATCTGAAGATACTGATTACACAGGGGAAGAACGTGCGTCTGCTGGTGAAGACTCTGGTAGAGAAATGACTGTCACCACTCGCCGGAAAGCCCTTCAATCCGGCAGAGATGTCTCCGGCGACTTTGCCGCCAGTGTGGTTGAGTTCCCCAATGGTTTACCGCCTGCACCACCTAGAAGTAAGCatagattcttttttttttcttttttttttaactgaGACCAATGTCAATAGCAAATTTTTATCCCATCCAAAATGACGTGAATGCCCTTATTGGTATGCATTGGACTGGGACTGATGTCAATTGgacaaaagttgtaattttttctCCCACTCAAAAAGGGGAGACAAGGACGCCCGTTTGATCTTTCGTCTttgcaaaagacgtaaatgcccttcttATCCTCTTTATGGAAAATAGCCTTGGATAGCTTGTCCTGTCCTTTTCTTGTCCGCTTCTGTCCCGTGTAACAACACGGGACAAGACTGGATTTGGACTGGACA encodes:
- the LOC111883967 gene encoding uncharacterized protein LOC111883967, which gives rise to MKVMKTLKTLKFWSRKKKKKKITNLHHQSPPPCCCCHHPVQPSAPPLPTWIDYEEQTYNQHLLEYEVNFSEFSGLPVSYQAHIDPQEDSIGNVPPEPVNPPLSSESSGGGIGCSYQQYLVENPVNGVPVLQSRKTERSAGGVGCVFNIGAHLFRCFFPCFRIRDV
- the LOC111883964 gene encoding chromatin-remodeling ATPase INO80; translated protein: MESSGGFSFNDMNQTMRKKRSDRRPRNDIQPENNNSPLSSSPPSNNGSKRPSDDSGGHDTSYHRKILNLNQCNSRASYTNSELETQTSSDDKDTGVDTSEVFASNYKDTKFDDGHNSGSLDVDSDAKGVDNVVKKVKLKVGGVIRTIHAKPSSLKPPHRPKQKQNSQENPNPQDTGSGLRGIPWKDFSRSGFSVGKTSSSKRPSTEESISKNHNSVNNTKRVSKKRVLDDTNDEDDDDAELRYLAKMKLKSTKVNEEDEGGSKKHRKISSVLKMESLGSSKVEKEKKKLKSEDTDYTGEERASAGEDSGREMTVTTRRKALQSGRDVSGDFAASVVEFPNGLPPAPPRKQKEKLSEVEHQLKKAEAAQRRKIQAAKAARESEAEAIRKILGQDSSRKKREMKQKQRQEELAQERTSNSATLPSNTVRLMIRPTGTVVTFSDDIGLPNIFESRPCSYPPPREKCAGPSCSKPFKYRDSRSKLPLCSLQCYKAVQGAVY